In a single window of the Fusarium falciforme chromosome 3, complete sequence genome:
- a CDS encoding Putative GTPase-activating protein, producing MFSNLTNIVQKAQQLIDPTQGLNLSSSDRNPSKSSLFQSQFRLPSSQTPLYEINAELTIPPSNVTHGDKDHDRGWHYAGKLHLSEHFMCFSTTPTSFLQSASTSTSTAFTGQTHGGGPSGNGFSFPLCAIRRVERLNSQNFQFALAITTWNGLLSEPSKDKESKNNKDAREQRITIHLAGTRQACERFCDGLKKGLRAGVGNVGKLRRVVAECYSEHLLRTEDKKNVSPPDAGLGMVFRYPGDPKKLRDRAKMRLWAEYLRDNGRNFTLIRQPTFHKLIRVGLPNRLRGEIWELTSGSIYLRLENPSLYTDTLSKFEGQESLAIDEIEKDLNRSLPEYPGFQSEDGIGRLRRVLTAYSWVNAEVGYCQAMNIVVAALLIYMSEAQAFFLLSALCDRLVPGYYSTTMYGTLLDQKVFESLVERTMPILWEHLVKSDVQLSVVSLPWFLSLYINSMPLVFAFRVLDVFFVEGPKVLFQVGLAILRINGEELLDAADDGAFISVLKSYFARLDESAHPKSENPKLRAVTRFQELMVVAFKEFAGITHSSITELRLKNKDAVLNNIENFAKRTAIRNLGPDSKLLSTDELGSLYDRFYNILYDRQQRDHIIQQEKIRRARASRVRASELFTTHHDEVEKGRVGLGPSTSLMDYDAFREFLASMSKWAISDSPSSARHSNNEDRHGMFNSARRPSDMSPWGTGPEPASHEFLERLFRKWDVDGTSALTLQNVVTGLAQIKGKRDIMGTITYFFELYDDDQDGKVDREGILRISEALLFLSRRGLEGTLSPSSSSILESDAASGHESQTSLPHGVSNNERFLGSVSAFIRRCFEYADPASGQNEEALVTPVDESANDDAFAIGDDDDGEDLLGLESPTGTPTKAKRPSLSAESSLDAPKGADLASRRRVSQAKSEAANVALDPAHPLHLTLPTFRMVVLADELLEQFFESSFPASFHIIEGLPSSVSSTPSLTTFSSLGFGARPPVPPPAGPPGAGRGLRGVLDNIVTDGMRVATEVRRRMEEAQKELEKNALPGQRQDDDDDDDDDVGVEVGVRKGPAGTSTDIERRSVRSSDRDLLDGADAEAGESAKAQGQQSLLDVDPSEGRPRAGTATSTGGSAVVEFEG from the exons ATGTTTTCCAACCTGACCAACATCGTCCAAAAAGCCCAGCAGCTCATCGATCCTACCCAGGGGCTCAATCTCTCCAGCTCCGACCGCAATCCCTCCAAGTCGTCCCTTTTCCAGAGCCAATTCCGCCTCCCCTCCTCACAGACGCCCCTCTACGAGATCAACGCCGAGCTTACTATCCCACCTTCCAACGTTACCCACGGCGATAAGGATCACGACCGAGGATGGCACTATGCTGGAAAGCTGCACTTGTCTGAGCACTTCATGTGCTTCTCGACAACCCCCACTAGCTTCCTCCAATCTGCCAGCACATCAACTTCAACCGCTTTCACCGGTCAGACCCACGGCGGAGGCCCCAGCGGCAACGGCTTTAGCTTTCCCCTGTGCGCCATCCGGAGAGTTGAGCGTCTAAACAGCCAGAATTTTCAG TTTGCGCTGGCCATCACGACTTGGAATGGCCTCCTAAGCGAACCCTCCAAAGATAAAGAATCCAAGAACAACAAAGATGCTCGGGAACAGCGCATCACCATCCATCTTGCCGGTACCAGGCAAGCCTGCGAGCGCTTCTGCGACGGTCTCAAAAAGGGCCTCCGCGCAGGGGTTGGCAACGTGGGTAAGCTGCGACGAGTCGTCGCCGAGTGCTACTCTGAGCATCTCCTGAGAACCGAAGACAAGAAGAACGTTTCCCCGCCGGATGCAGGCTTGGGAATGGTCTTTCGATATCCTGGCGACCCAAAGAAGCTTCGTGATAGGGCCAAGATGCGCCTCTGGGCCGAATACCTGCGCGACAACGGCAGAAACTTTACATTAATCCGCCAGCCCACCTTCCACAAGCTCATCCGAGTTGGTTTGCCCAACCGTCTCAGGGGTGAGATCTGGGAGCTCACCTCGGGCTCCATCTACCTACGGCTGGAGAACCCCAGCCTATATACTGATACGCTGTCCAAGTTCGAGGGCCAGGAGTCGCTCGCTATCGACGAAATCGAAAAGGACCTTAACCGCAGTCTTCCCGAGTACCCCGGCTTCCAGAGCGAAGATGGTATCGGCCGGTTACGTCGGGTGCTAACAGCATACAGCTGGGTTAACGCCGAAGTCGGATACTGTCAAGCCATGAACATTGTCGTGGCCGCCCTGCTCATTTACATGTCCGAGGCTCAAgccttctttctcctctctgcGCTCTGCGACAGGCTTGTCCCCGGTTACTATTCCACAACTATGTACGGCACTCTACTCGATCAGAAAGTGTTTGAATCTTTGGTCGAGAGAACCATGCCCATTCTCTGGGAACATCTCGTCAAGAGCGATGTTCAGCTATCGGTTGTGTCACTCCCCTGGTTCTTGTCGCTCTACATCAACTCGATGCCACTTGTTTTCGCCTTCCGTGTTCTGGACGTGTTCTTTGTCGAGGGGCCAAAGGTCTTGTTCCAGGTTGGATTGGCCATCTTGCGCATCAACGGCGAAGAGCTATTGGATGCCGCAGATGACGGCGCATTCATCTCGGTGCTCAAGTCGTATTTTGCCCGGCTAGACGAATCAGCTCACCCCAAGTCGGAGAACCCCAAGCTACGGGCTGTGACGCGATTCCAGGAGCTCATGGTCGTGGCGTTTAAGGAGTTTGCGGGCATCACACACAGTAGCATAACAGAGCTGCgcctcaagaacaaggacgCCGTCCTCAATAACATTGAGAACTTCGCCAAAAGGACAGCCATTCGCAACTTGGGTCCCGACAGCAAGTTGCTGAGTACAGATGAGCTCGGATCGCTCTATGACCGGTTCTACAACATCCTGTATGATCGCCAACAACGAGATCACATCATTCAACAGGAAAAGATCCGGCGAGCAAGGGCAAGCAGGGTACGCGCCTCGGAGTTATTCACCACTCATCACGACGAAGTGGAGAAGGGACGTGTAGGCTTGGGCCCAAGCACGAGCTTGATGGACTACGATGCATTCCGCGAGTTCCTTGCTAGCATGTCGAAATGGGCCATCTCCGACTCACCCAGCTCGGCGAGACATAGCAACAACGAGGACCGGCATGGCATGTTTAACAGCGCACGACGGCCGTCTGATATGTCACCTTGGGGCACTGGCCCTGAACCAGCCAGCCACGAGTTTCTCGAGCGGCTATTCAGGAAGTGGGATGTAGACGGCACCTCGGCCCTGACCCTCCAGAACGTTGTCACGGGTCTGGCACAGATCAAAGGGAAGCGTGACATCATGGGTACTATCACGTACTTTTTCGAGCTCTACGACGATGACCAGGATGGTAAGGTGGACCGCGAGGGTATCCTGCGGATATCTGAGGCTTTGCTCTTCCTTTCGCGTCGTGGCCTTGAAGGCACACTGAGCCCCAGTTCCTCCAGCATCTTGGAAAGCGATGCAGCAAGCGGGCACGAGTCCCAGACTAGCTTGCCCCATGGGGTTTCGAATAACGAGCGATTCCTCGGGAGCGTGAGTGCCTTTATCCGGCGATGCTTCGAGTATGCCGACCCGGCCAGTGGACAGAATGAAGAGGCGCTGGTCACACCAGTGGACGAAAGCGCCAACGATGATGCCTTTGCGATCggggacgatgatgacggcgagGATCTTCTGGGTCTTGAATCACCGACCGGAACGCCTACAAAGGCCAAGCGGCCTAGTCTTTCAGCAGAGAGTTCCCTGGACGCACCTAAGGGCGCAGACCTGGCGTCGCGACGTAGGGTGTCACAGGCAAAGTCTGAAGCTGCCAATGTGGCCCTGGACCCTGCGCATCCTCTGCACCTCACATTGCCAACCTTCAGGATGGTTGTTCTCGCTGACGAGTTGCTGGAACAATTCTTTGAGTCGTCGTTCCCCGCGTCCTTCCACATCATCGAAGGACTGCCAAGCTCTGTGTCATCCACGCCGTCTCTTACAACATTTTCCAGCCTCGGCTTCGGTGCCAGACCTCCGGTCCCTCCTCCAGCTGGTCCTCCAGGAGCGGGACGTGGTCTCCGTGGTGTCCTTGACAACATTGTCACGGATGGAATGCGAGTCGCAACTGAGGTTCGAAGACGCATGGAAGAGGCTCAGAAGGAACTCGAGAAGAATGCACTGCCTGGTCAACggcaagatgatgatgacgacgacgatgacgatgtcgGCGTTGAAGTAGGAGTGAGGAAGGGACCTGCAGGTACCAGCACAGATATAGAGCGACGGTCAGTGAGGAGCTCAGACAGGGACCTATTAGACGGGGCAGATGCGGAGGCTGGCGAGTCAGCCAAGGCGCAGGGCCAACAGAGCTTGCTGGATGTTGATCCAAGTGAAGGGCGACCACGGGCTGGTACCGCCACCTCGACGGGAGGGTCAGCTGTGGTTGAATTTGAGGGATAA
- a CDS encoding Nudix hydrolase domain-containing protein — protein MAACEANPSAGKSAFLKTNQNFFPSQHILISCGTVPVDPTTHKIALLRDASDNTYHLPKGRKNIDEDLLAAALRETYEETGLSVTALPLKVATRATPTQDLLGTFAIGTNPDVTDGLLNCEVSSVCVYPCVYTGAFKMVFWFAAKADSTAIPDAGTKEAWEEHLKLEWVDAPEAAAMMAFKSNGQVIDKVLADMRNSGYRI, from the coding sequence ATGGCCGCATGTGAAGCAAACCCATCCGCCGGCAAATCTGCTTTCCTGAAAACCAATCAAAACTTCTTTCCCTCTCAGCACATTCTCATCTCATGCGGTACTGTCCCGGTCGATCCGACCACGCACAAGATCGCCCTCCTCCGTGACGCATCCGACAACACATACCACCTCCCTAAGGGCCGCAAGAACATCGATGAAGACCTCCTCGCGGCTGCTCTACGGGAGACGTATGAAGAGACGGGCCTGAGTGTGACCGCTTTGCCGCTCAAGGTAGCCACGCGTGCGACGCCCACGCAGGACTTGCTCGGCACGTTTGCTATCGGGACAAACCCTGATGTCACCGACGGGCTGCTCAACTGTGAGGTGTCTTCCGTCTGCGTTTATCCGTGCGTGTACACGGGAGCGTTCAAGATGGTCTTTTGGTTTGCCGCCAAGGCAGATTCCACAGCCATACCGGACGCGGGAACGAAAGAGGCATGGGAGGAACATCTAAAGCTGGAATGGGTTGATGCGCCTGAGGCAGCGGCCATGATGGCATTCAAGTCGAATGGCCAGGTCATAGACAAGGTCTTGGCTGACATGAGGAACTCGGGTTATCGAATCTGA